A stretch of DNA from Halorubrum sp. BOL3-1:
CGGGGATCCCGACCGCAGAGAGGCTGATGACGATCCCGGAGGAGACGACCGCGACGACGATGGCGGCCGTCAGCGGGAGGTCGGTAATGTCGTTACCGAGCGTGTCGAGCGTCCGCCGGGCGATGGTGAACGCGCCGACCGCGACCGCGGCGCTGCCCAGCAGGATCATCGGCGTCATCTCGACGCCGTCGAGCGCGACGAGCGGCGCGATGGCGTTCGCGATGTTCGAGGTCCCCGACGAGAACGCCATCAGACAGCCGATGGTAATAACGATGACCCCGCCGGTCAGCTCCCGCCGCGTCGTGTTCGGTCCGAGGACCGGCCGCGGGATCAGCCCCGACCGGTCGAATTCGAACAGCGCGCCCTCGGTGCTTTCGATCGCCACCCAGCTGTCGATGGCCGAGTACAAGTAGCGGCCGACGACGCCCGACACCCAGAACCCGATGATCGGGGCGACGAGCCACCAGATCGCGATCTCGCCCATCACGGCCCAGTCGAGGGTGTTCGTCGCGACTCCCAGCCCGGCGATGGAGCCGACCGCCGTCATCGATGTTGACGCCGGGACGCCGGCGAAGTTGCCGACGAACAGCGCGCCGCCGATGAAAAAGAGGACGACGATGCTCGTCTCCAGCGTGAACACGCTCGCGCCGGTAACGAGGTCCTCGCCCAGCGTCTCGACCACGCGCTGGCCCAGCGTTCCCGCGCCGATGAAAAAGAACACCGACATCAGCGCCGCCGCGCCCGACTTCGATAACACGTCCGCGCCGACCGCCGGCCCGAACGCCGGTCCCGTCGTCGCCCCGCCGATATTGTATCCGACGAACGCCGCCACCGTGACCCCGACGAGAAGAAGAGCTTCGATCATATATGTAAATAGAGCACGCACGCGCGCTTAAACGGATAGGATTCGCCGTTCTGCTAGCGTTAACCCCGCGGCGTTCTCGGCGGCGATCCCGACGCGGCCGCGACGCGGCCGCTCCGCTCTGTCAGCTACCCACGACTGAAGTCGTGGGCTTCCGGTCTTGTACCGCTGTGATCTCTCATTTCGCCCGACAAGATACGTCGGCCGGGGCACGACTGAAATGAGTTTGTCGAACGGACTGAGACAAACGTCGACTGACGGAATCAGTCGGAAGTGTACCGGCCGAGATTTGAACTGGGGAAAAACGGTCCCGCTCGCTTCGCTCGCCGCTGCGCCTTTCTGAGTTCAAATATCTCTCTGCGATCTTCCTCGCTTCGCTCGGAAAATGCACCGGCCGAGATTTGAACTCGGGTTGCAACCATGGCAAGGTTGCGTGATACCACTACACTACCGGTGCGAGCTTCGCACTTCACGTTTTTTCAGGGACTCACTTAATTCTGTCACATCCGGACGGCGGAGCGGTTCGGTCGCCGCCGCACCGCTCACCCGTCTCTCCGACGCGCGATATCCGTCGCGTGGCTCTCATGAAGTTCGCCGAACGCCGCCGCCTCCGCGCGTTCCTGCGCGTCGTCCTCCCGGTGGTCGCGGATACGGCACTTGATCGCCGCGAGCGCGTCGGACCCACCCGCCGCGATCTCGTCGGCCACCGACCGGGGGTCGTCGACGACGCGAGAGACGAGTCCGGTTCGCAGCGCGGCCTCGGCGTCGAGGACCCGCCCCGACAGCGCGAAGTCGAGCGCGTCGCCCTCCCTCATGACGCGCGGGAGCCTGACCGTCCCGCCCCAGGCGCCGAACAGCCCGAAGTCGACGCCCGGCTCCCCGAACGTCGCTCTCGGGGTCGCCACGCGGACATCGGCCGCCAGCGCCAGTTCGACGCCCCCGCCTCGGGCCGCGCCGTCGACCCCGCAGACGACGACCGACGGGGACCCCTCGATGGCAGCGGCCGCGCGCTGGCCCCGCCGCGCGAAGGCCTCGGGGTCGTCGAGGTCGACGACTGCGTCGAGGTCGGCGCCGGCACAGAAGGCGTCGCCCGCGCCGCGAAGATACGTCACCGGCGGGGACTCTCCGCGTCCCCGCTCCTCGAAGACTTCCCGGAGGGAACGCAGGTCGTCGGGTCGAAGCGCGTTGCGCGACTCGGGGCGGTCGAGCGTGACGACGCGCACGTCGCCCTCGGTTCGGGTCCGGATCACGGTACGGGATCCCGTTCGTTTCCAAAGGTCTTTGCCCTTCGATCGCCTACCGAACGACAATGGACGATGCCGCGCGAGCGCGTGACGCCGCGCGCGAGGCGCTCGCGGACGTCGAACCCGAACAGCTCCGCGAGGCCCTCGACTCCCGACTCGTCGACGCGGCGGTGACTCCAGGCGTGTTGGCGCTGGTCACCGCCCGTGCCGTCGGCCCCGGAGTCGACCTCGACGGCGTGGACGACCGCTCCGCGGGCGTGCAGCTCATCTACGAGGGGCTGCGACTCACCCGCACGATCGCCCGCGAGGAGCCGTGGGTGACCGCACCGACCGCCGACGACATCGACGCCGACATGGACGTCCTCGCCGCCGACGTGCTCGTCTCGCGGGGGTTCTCGTTGCTCGCGTGTACCGGCGCGGCTCGGCCCGCGGTCGACGTGGTGCGCGCGTTCGGCCGCGACCAGACGCTGCGAGACCGCGAGGGAACCGACGCCGCGGCGGCGGCCGAACTCGACCGCAACCTAGAGGTGGACGCGCTCGAACTCGCCGTCGTTGCCGGCACCACCGCGGTCGGCGGCGACCCGCCCGAGGAGCTGCTCGCGTACGCCCGCGACCTCGCGGCCGACTGCGACGGCGAGTTCCCGCCCGCCGGGCGCGCCCTGTCGGACGCGACCGCCGACCGCATCGCCGACATCTCGGACCGGGCCGTCAGCGCGACGGACCGGTGAGCCGACAGGGACGACGGGGCGGAGTCGATCTCCCGACGCCGCGTCGCCGAATCGAAACCCCTAAAGTCGATTCCGCGCAACGGTGAATTGCGCCTGGGTAGCTTAGCGGTAAAGCGCGTCCTTGGTAAGGACGAGACCCCGAGTTCAAATCTCGGCCTAGGCTCTCTATACCCGAACTCGTCGACCCGTTACTCGGTCGATCGACTGGACCGAGGCGTCGACCTCAGACCGGATACGTCCCTTCGAGCCGGGCCTTCCCGACCACCTGCCCGGTCATCGCGTCGACGAGGTCCTCCGTGTCGGCGGACGGCGACAGGCCGAGGGGTTCCTCGACCGCGTACAGCCGGAACCGGTAGGTGTGCTCTCGGTCCGGCGGGTTCGGGCCGCCGTAGCCGTGTTCGCCGTAGTCGTTCTGGCCCTCGGTCGCCGCGGTCGGCGACCAGTCTTCGGGGACCGTCTCTCGGTCGGGGTCGACGTCCCAGACGAGCCAGTGGTCCCACACCGTTCCCGCCGGTTCCTCGGCGTCCGGGTCGTCGACGATGAGGACGAGCGCGCCCGCCGACTCGGGGGCTCCCCCGATCGACAGCGGCGGATTGGCGTTGCGCTCCGTGTAGCCGTACTCGTCGGGGATGCGCTCGCCGTCGTCGAACGCCGGACTCGATAGCGTAAAGTCGCTCATGTGATGACCGGTCCGTCCGGACGGGAGGAAGTTGGTGGGTGGCCGACAAAAGCGTTCGGCGCGGCGGGCCGCGCTCGGGCGCTCCCGACCCGGGATTCTCCCGCAGTGCGCGGGTTTTGTGCCGGGTTTTTATTCTCTCGTTTCCGATCGCCGCCCGTATGGGAAAACACGAGCGTGGCTGGGCCGAGGCCACGGAGCGGCTGACCGCGCAACTCGCAAACGGAACGGAGCCGGACGACGACCTCGGGGAAGAGGGCCGCCCCGACCTCGCTGCGGCCTTGGCCGAGCGGATCCGACGCGACTCCCCGGACCGGACCGCAGTGCGTCACGCCGGCAACTCCTACGACTCGCTCGGGGACCTCATCGTCGAGTCGCCCGCCGGAGAGACGTTCCTCGAAGCCAAGTTCGTCGCCAGCGGCGGCACGCGGGCGAACCTCGGGCAGGACACGCTGACCGAGTTCGGACTGTTCGAGGACGCGACGGCGTGGAGCGAGTTCCGCGAGGAGATCGGGTTCCCCGAGGACCGACAGGTCCTTCTTCAGCAGTTCGACGACTACCCGGACGACGTCCGCGACTGGTCGTACAAGTCGGCGGTGTACGACCGTGCGAAACACCTCAAGAACGTCGTCGACGTGTCGCGGGGACAGAACACCGGGTCGCGGGCGGACGAGGTCCTCGCCGACCCGGACGCGACGGAGACGCAGCGGACAGCCGCGCGGATCATCAATGAGATCCTCGAACTCGACAGGGAGGAGAAACTGGCGTACTTCGACCACCTCCGGACCGCCGAGCAGGACCCCCGCGCTATCGAGACGTTCGCGCACCTGATCGCCTGCGGCTACCACACGGCCGACGCGCTCGACGAGCACTTCGACCGGGACCTCGACGAGATCAAGCGGCTGATCGAGACGGACTCCTACCGGCTGTACGAGGTGAACAGAAACAGCGGGTCGGTGACCGCCGAGAATCCCTCGGAGCTGCTCGCGGGCTTCGAGTGGAAGGACACGCGGGTCGAGATTCCCGAGGACGGCACCTCCGTGAGCGTGGTGACGGGACCGCCGGACGACCGGCGGCGCGTCCTCAACGTCGCGTACAACTGGAAGAACAAGTTCCAAGGGATTCAGACGCCGTCGATGAACGTCTTCGTTCCGGAGGCCTGAGTCGTCGGATTGGGACTGGGGGGACAGCGCCGACCCGCCGACCCGCACCCTTTTGCGCTCGGACGCCAAGGGTCGACCATGCAACGCGGCCGCCGGAAGCCGGACTGGCTGAAGTCGCGCCCGCCGTCCGGAAGTCGCTTCACCGAGATCAAGTCCACCCTCCGCGACCACGACCTCCACACGGTCTGTGAGGAGGCGAACTGCCCCAACATGGGCGAGTGCTGGTCCGGGAGAGACGGTCCCGGCACGGCGACGTTCATGCTCATGGGTGACCGGTGTTCGCGCGGCTGTAACTTCTGTGATGTCGAGACCGGCGGTATGGAGCCGCTCGACCCCGACGAGCCGGCGAACGTCGCGGACGCGGTCGCGGAGATCGGTCTCGACTACGTCGTCTTGACCTCCGTCGACCGCGACGACCTCGCGGACGGCGGCTCCGCGCACTTCGCCGAGACGATCCGCGAGATCAAACGGCGCGACCCGGAGATTCTCGTCGAGACGCTCATCCCCGACTTCGGCGGCGACCCCGAGGCGGTCCGCCGGATAATCGACGCGGAGCCGGACGTGATCGCGCACAACGTCGAGACGGTCGAGCGGCTCCAGTGGCCGGTCCGGGACCGCCGCGCGAACTACGAGCAGTCGCTCGCGGTCCTCGATCATGTCGACCGCGAGTCCGAGGTTCACACCAAGACGAGTCTCATGCTCGGCGTCGGAGAGTACGACCACGAGGTGTACCGAACGCTCGGTGACCTCCGGGAAGTGGGCGTCGACGTGGTCACGTTCGGTCAGTACCTCCAGCCCTCGCGCTCGCACCTCGACGTCTTCGAGTACGTCCACCCTGACGTCTTCGAGACGTGGCGGCGGGTGGCCGAGGCGGAGTTCGACTTCCTCTACTGCGCGTCGGGCGCCATGGTCCGGTCGTCGTACAAGGCCGGCGAGCTGTTCGTCGAGGCGCTCGTACGCGAGGGACGCTCGCCAGAGGACGCGCGGCGACGCGCACGGGCCGCGGGCGGCGACTGAGGCGCGGATCCGGAACTCTGAGAGGCATATTCCGGAACGCGCCTCCTCCGACAGCTGTCAGGCGTTTTTGAGGTTTCGGCTTTTGTCCGAACAGCGAGTTATTTACCTCTCGGTGACTCACGCTGCGTTAGTGAGACGTACACATGGGATTAACTGACTCGTCGGTCGTCGACTCCGCGCGGGCTCGACCGGGGCTTCTCTTCGTCGCCCTCCTCGCCGCCCTGCTGCTCGTCGACCTCGCGGCGAAACTCTCGGGGGTCGGTCTCGGCCCGATCGGGGGGTCGCTATCCGTCGACCGGCTCGGATCGAACCTCTGGAACGGCGTCGTTATCGGCCTCGTGATCGGGCTGGCCGGTATCGGACTCTCGATGACGTACAGCATCCTCTCGTTCGCCAACTTCTCGCACGGCGACCTCGTCAGCGCCGGCGCGTTCACGGGCTGGGGCGTGGCGTTCCTGATCGCCGGATTCGGTGACGCCTCGATCCGCGCACTAGTGACCGTCCGCGACGCGGGGAGCGCCTCGCCCGGCGACATCGGGGCGCACATCCTCACGACTCCCGGCGCGATCCTCGTCGGACTGGTCGTGGCGTTCGCCGTCACCGCACTGCTCGCGGTGGCGCTCGACCGGGCGTTCTACAAGCCGATGCGCGACCGCGACGGGATCGCGCTTCTCATCGCTTCCATCGGCGCGGCGCTGGTCGTCCGCTACCTGCTCCAGTTCGGCTACGGATCCGACCGGCGGGGCGTAACCGCCAGCGTCGACGCGTCGAACTTGGCGTTCGGTCCCCTCGGCGTGTCGGTGAACGCGCACGAACTCACCATCCTCGTCGCGGCGGTCGGACTGATGCTCGCGATGCACGCCATGCTTCAGCACACGAAGCTCGGGACCGCGATGCGGGCGATGGCCGACAACAAGGACCTCGCGCTCATCACCGGGATCCCGGCCGAGCGCGTCGTCACCGCCACGTGGATCATCGGCGGGGGACTCGCGGGCGCCTCCGGCTACCTCTACGTCCTGCTCCGCGGCACGATCCAGTTCGACTTCGGCTGGCTCCTCCTCCTGCTCATCTTCGCGGCCGTCATCCTCGGCGGGATCGGCTCCGTCTACGGCGCCATCGTCGGCGGTCTCGTCATCGGCGTCGTGTTCACGACCTCGACGATATGGATTCCGTCGGACTTCAACCAGGCGGCGGCGTTCGCCGTGATGATCCTGATGCTGCTGCTTCGCCCCGAGGGGTTGTTCGGAGGTGTTTCGACCGCATGAGCGGTCCGAACAACGCGGGCGACGGCGGGACTGCCGACCCGCCTGAGAGCGCCACGGCGGCGCTGATCGCGGCCGCCAAGGAGAGCGACTTCGCGCTCGTCGTCGGGACGCTGCTCGCGGTGTACGCAGCCGCGACGCTCCTGACGTTCACCGACGGTCTCAACAGCGTCGTCGGACTGTTGGAGACCCTGACGTTCCTCGGTCTCGTCTACGCGCTCACCGCCCTCGCTTTGAACCTCCAGTGGGGGTACACCGGCCTGTTCAACATCGGTGTCGCCGGCTTCATGGCCGTCGGCGTCTACACGATGGGGATGGTCGTCCGGTCGCCGGACCCGGCCTTCGGTCCCCCCGGACTGGGGCTGCCGCTCCCGGTGGGGATCGTCGCGGGCATGGGGATGGCGGCGCTGCTCGGAGGCGTCGCCGCGCTGCCGGCGTTGCGGCTCAAGGCCGACTACCTCGCGATCGTGACGCTCGGTCTCTCCGAGATAATCCGGCTCTCGCTCCAGTCGAGCACCTTCGACACCTTCCTGCGCGACACGATCGGTGCCGGGACCGGCGGCGGTCGCGGGATGGGGATGCCGGACAACCCCGTCCGCGACCTGTTCTTGGTCGACGGGCAGGCGGGGAACCCGACCGCGCTCGGTGACCTCGTCTTCGGGGTCCTCGGTGCCGACGGTCTCGGGGTCTCCCACCCGATCCTCATCGGCTGGGGGTACATCGCCGTCCTCGCCGGCTTCCTCGTCGGCTTCTACCTCCTGCTCGAACGCCTCGGACGCTCGCCGTTCGGGCGGACGATGAAGGCGATCCGCGAGGACGAACTCGTCGCCAACTCGCTCGGCAAGGACGTGAACCTCGTGAAGGTCAAGGTGTTTGTCATCGGCTGCGCGCTGATGGGACTCGCCGGTATCCTCTGGTTCGGCAGCCAGGGCAACGTCTCCCCGACCCCGCAGTTCCGGCCGCTAATCACCTTCTACGTCTTCATCGCGGTGATCATCGGCGGCTCCGGGTCGAACACCGGCTCCGTCCTCGGCGGCATCGTCTTCGCCGCGGTGCTGTTCGAGGGACCGCGGCGGGTCGGCGGGGCCGTCCGCGGCCTCATCGACGCGGAGACGCCAGGCTCCTTCGCGGACGCCGTCGTCTCGCTGGACCCGGTGACGTTCCTCGCGTACGCGACCGACAACGTCGCGCCGCTCCAGTTCGTCTTCCTCGGACTCGTCTTGGTGTTCATCATCCGCTGGCGCCCGGAGGGGATCCTCGGAGACCGGATCGAGACGGCCGCGGCCGTCGACCTCTCCGAGCGGCCAGCCGGGGGTGAGTCCGATGAGTAGCGACGCCTCCGACGCGGACGAGGCCGCCGAGTCGGTCGACGTCCCCGACGCGAGCACCGTCGCCGACGCGGTGGACGCCCCGGAGCCGGCCGCCGCCGACGAACCGGAGGCGAACGACAGCGAGGTGGAGGAGGCGGCGAAACACGTCCCGTCCGGGATGCCGCCGCTCCGCGTGGAGGGGCTGGTGAAGCGGTTCGGCGGCGTCACCGCCGTCGACGGCGCCTCCTTCGAGGTCGAGTCCGGGTCGCTGACGGGACTCATCGGGCCGAACGGTGCCGGGAAGTCGACCACCTTCGACTGTATCACCGGCGTCCACGAGCCGACCGCCGGGAGGGTGTACTTCGAGGGCGAAGACATCACGGGACGCAGACCGCACCAGATCGCGCGGAAGGGACTGGTCAGGACGTTCCAGATCGCCCGCGAACTCTCCGAGATGACCGTCTTGGAGAACCTCATGCTCGCGCCGCAGGGACAGATCGGTGAGTCTGCGATCCGCGCGGTGACCCCCGGACTCCGCGGCGCGGTGATCGAGGAGGAGACCGAGGTCCGCGAGCGCGCTTGGGAGACGCTGGAGTTCTTCGAGATAGACCACCTCGCGCACGAACACGCCGGGAACCTCTCCGGCGGCCAGCGGAAGCTGCTGGAGATGGCCCGCGCGCTGATGACCGACCCCGAGATGGTGTTGCTCGACGAGCCGCTCGCCGGGGTCAACCCCACGCTCGAAGAGAAGCTCTTGGACCGGATTCACGACCTGCGGGCGGACGGCTACACCTTCCTGCTCGTCGAACACGACATGGACATCATCATGAACAACTGCGAACGCGTCATCGTCATGCATCAGGGCAGCGTGCTCGCCGAGGGGACCGGCGACGAGATACGGAACGACGAGCGGGTCATCGAGGCGTACCTAGGGGAGGACCTATGACCGCCGACGCCACCGCCGGAACGACCCACGCGATCGACGGCGACGCGATCTTGCGGATCCGCGGTCTGGACGCCGGCTACGGCGACCTCCAGATCCTCTCGGACGTCGCCCTCGACGTCGACGACGGGGAGTACGTGACGATCGTCGGTCCCAACGGCGCCGGTAAGTCGACGGTGATGAAGACCGTCTTCGGACTCACGACCCACATGGGCGGCACCGTCGAGCTCGAAGGCGAGCCGATCCACGGGCTCGCGCCCGAGCGGATCATCCGCGAGGGGATCGGGTTCGTTCCCCAGAACGGCAACGTCTTTCCGGGCCTGAGCGTCCGCGAGAACCTCGAGATGGGCGCGTACATCCTCGACGAGGTGCCCGAAGACCAGATCGAGACGATCTACGACCGGTTCCCGATCCTCCGGGAGCGCAGCGAGCAGAAGGCGGGAACGCTCTCGGGCGGCCAGCGGCAGATGGTGGCGATGGGGCGAGCGCTCATGCTCGACCCCGACCTCCTGTTGCTTGACGAGCCGTCGGCCGGACTCGCGCCCGACCTCGTCTCCGACATGTTCGACCGGATCGACCGGATCAACGAGGACGGGACGGCCGTGCTGATGGTCGAACAGAACGCGAAGGAGGCGTTACGCCGCTGCGACCGCGGCTACGTGTTGGTGAGCGGCGAGAACCGCTACACCGACCGCGGCGACGTCCTGCTCTCAGACGAGGACGTGCGGCGCGACTTCCTCGGCGGGTGAGCGGCGTACTACCGAACGGGCGGTGACCGATCGGCGGGTCCCTCCGCCGAGTCTCGATTATTTCATTCGCCCCCACGCGAGGTGGAGGACGATGCCGACGACGAACGCGACGCCGAGGTTCGTCGCCACCGCGAGCAGGCCGATCCCGACCGAGAGCGCGCGGTTCCCCGAGTCGGTGACGTTGCGCGCGAGCGAGACGGCGACGACCGCGAGCAGGGCGCCGAGCATCGCCAGCGGGAAGGCGGCGATCAGCGCGGGCGTGGCGAACAGGGCGGCGACGAGGTACCCGGCGCCGAGGACGACGTTCGCGCCGCCGGTGCGCGCGCCGAACGCGTACTTGCCGGCCACGCCGTCGCAGCCGTGACACATCGGGATCCCGCCCAGCGGCACGGCGATCAGGTTCGTCACGCCCATGCTCGTCGACAGCTCGTCCGGCGTCACGTCGGCGTCGAACAGGTCGGCAAAGAGGAGGGAGGTCGCCAGCGCGGCGTTACCGATCGTCATCGCCAGCTGCGCGACCACGCCGTCGACGGTGGCGCGCGTGAGGGCCGCGCCGAACGCCGGCGTGGGCGGCGCGCCGGGCAGCCGCGGGGTCGGCACCCCGGCGACGACGAACGCGGTCGCGACGCCGACGACGGCGACGGCTAACGCGCTCGCTTTCCCGCGACCCGCGAGCGCGAACGCGCCGGCGATGGCGACCCCGACGAGCGCCACCGCCGGGTCGTCGGTCGCGAGTCCCAGTCCCGTCTCTAGGAGGATTAGCCCCACCGCGAACTGTACCCCGCGGATCACCGGCTCCCCGATCCACCGCTCGACGTACGCGAGCGTCCCCGTGAGACCGATCGCGAGGAGGACGGCGCCGAGGATCGCGCCCGCGAGCGCGAGCTCGGCGTAGGTGAGCGCGCCGGCGATGGCCAGCGCGGCCAGCGCCTTCATCGGTTCGACCGACACCGGTAGCCCGTAGCGGACCCCCCAGACGAGTTGGAAGACGCCGAACGCGGCGAGCGCGTGCGGCAGCGACACGTCCGTCAGCAGCGCCAGCGCGACGACGAGCGGGACGACAGTAATCGAATCCCCTATCGCGCCGGTGACCGCCCTCGACCCGAAATCGACGGACCGACTTCTCTTCGAAGCGGATTCAGTCACGAGATAACCGCCCTATCGGGCGAGAGCCCTTGAGCGTGTTCAGAAATTGATCGGAGTCACTCGATCGCTTCGACGAAAACGATTCAGGTTTCTCGCGGCGCTTGAACTACTCCTCGTCGAAGGCGGGGTCGTCCGCGTCGACCATCGGGCACTTCCGGACCCGAAACCGGGAGAAGTCGACCGACTCGACGATCTCGGTCCCCTCGTGGGTACAAGCCGTCTCCGGGGGCGCAGAGAAGTGCGGGCACTGCTGGCAGTAGCTCCGCTTGTCGACCACGCGCTCGTCGCCGGCCGTCGCGGCGCCCGCTCCCGGCCCGCCGGGTCTCGTCGCCGCCTCCCCGATGTCGCCGGGGGCGCCCCCGGCGTCGGACTCGGTCGCGTCGGCGCCGAGAGACCTCTCCTCGTCGAGCGCCTCCCACACGTCCTCCTCGCCGACGTCACCGACCTCCATCGACTCGAAGGGGTCCTCGTCGGTCGCGTCGGCGCCCGTGTCGGCGTCTAACCCGGCGAACGGGTCGTCCGCGGGTGCGCTCACGTCGGGGTCAGCGCGTGACGACCCGTGAGCGCTCGCGTCGGAGTCCGCCTCGTCGACCCCCCCCTCGTCCAGCGCCGCGAAGGGGTCGTCGGCCTCGTCGGTGTCGGGCGCGGCGAGGGAATCATCGGCGTCGGACGCGTCGAGAGAATCGTCGGTCTCTGCCTCCGGTCCGTCATCGAAGAGTTCGTCTCCGAAGGGGTCGGCGTCCGGCGCGTCACCGTCGTCTGACCGGTCGCCGCCCTCCGGCGCATCGTTACCCTCCGACCGGTCACCGTCGCTCATCGCCGGTCACCGTCGCTCGCGGCGGCGCTCGTCCGGTCGGTCGGTCGACTCGTCTCGTCGCGGTCGTCGGCCGCGACGTCGCCGTCGATAGCGGGGCGGTCCGCGACGAGCAGCCTCGACGTACCGAGGAAGCCGGTGTTCGGCTCCAGCTCCTCGAACCGGCGTCCGCAGTGCGGACACTCCGGCGTCGACAGCAGGCCGAGCTCCACGTCCCCACCGCAGTGGTCGCAGTCCGCGGCCCGCACGCCGTGCCGGTTCGCCGTCCGGGTCAGCGCGTCCACGCGCTCGCGGTCGGCGCGGTCGCGCTCGGCCGCGTCGAGCCGGCGCTTGAGCTTGACGACCGCGTTCGCGACCCGAGAGAGCTTGTCGTCGATCTCGCTCAGTTCGTCGGCGGAGATCCCGGCCACGTCGGACTCGACGCTCGCCACCCGCTCGTCGACCGCGTCGAGGCGGTCGTCGAGACCGTCGAACCGCTCGTCGACGTGGTCGTCGAGGTCGTCAACGTGGTCCCCGAGGTCGTCGAGCCGGTCCGAGGAGGGGGCGTCGGCTATCGCCGCGTCGAGCCGGTCCGCCCGGGCGGCGACCGCTTCCAGTTCGTCTGCGAGTCCGTCGAGGCGCGCGGCGTCCGCCGCCCCGCCGTCGCCGTCCTCGCCGGCGTCCAGCGACTCCACCTCGCGGTAGAGGTCGATGAACCGCTCGCGGAGGTCGGTGACCTTTGCGTCCACGTCGTCGTCGAGGTCGTCGAGGCGCGACTCGACCGCAGCCACCTCGTCGGCGTCGGGGACGTCGATCCCCTCGGACTCCGCGAGCGCGACGAGCGCGCGCTTGAGGAGTTCCTCTCGGCTCACGCCCGCCTCCTCGGCGGCGGCGTCGAGGGCGGCGGCAGCCGGATCGAGGTCGCTCATCGCGGGTCCTCCGTCATCTACGTGTCGTTGAGCGGCGAGGCTTAAGTAACCTGTCGCGGCGTTCTCCCGATCGATACTCGGCCGCGACGTCGACGCCCGCGGGCGCTACCGGATCTTGCGCACGTCGCTGATGTCGAACCCCCCCTCGTGGATCTCGGTCTCGAAGCGGACGATGTTCTCGGCCTCCAGCCGCGAGAGCACGCCGCGGAACTCGCGGACGAACATGGTCCGGGCGCGCTGTGACCCGCCGCTCTCCCACGAGAACTGGAGGGTCCCGCCCGCGGCGTCCATCAGGGTGCCGAACTCGCGGTCGCGGAGCGCCTCGGTGTTCACCAGCACGAGCACCAGGGCGTCCCACTCGTAGGCGGCCTTCTTCAGCCCCTTCATCACCATCGCGACGTCGCTCCAGTCGGTGTCGTCGGAGACCATCGAGACGAGGTCGGTGACGGAGTCGATACAGACGAGACTCCGCTGGCCGTGTTCGGAGAGGTAGTCGCCGAACGCGGTGAGCACGTCCTCGTACTCGCCGCGCTCACCCAGCTCGGTGATCGAGGCCGTCGCCGTCTCGTACCAGTCCCGCGGCACCGGCGACAGCTGGAAGTACTCGGGCGAGAGGTCCCGGAAAGAGATCTCGTCGACAGCCGCGTCGACGATCTCGTCGGCCATCGTGTACTCCATCTCCCGGGTGATCGCGCCGGTGTCGGCGGTGAACGAGATGTAGTGGACCGACTCGGGCAGGGCGGCGTCGGCGTCGAGGTCGCCGTAGTACAGGTCGAACAGCTCCTCGTCGGCGCGCGCCAGCGCGTTCATCGCCGCGCTGGTGTAGCAGAACTCCCGGGCGCCGGCGCCCGCCTCGCCCGCGAGCAACACGACGCTTCCGGGGGGCGCGCCGCCGCCGAAGATAGAGTCGAGGCGCGCGACCCCGAACGGAAGACTCGACATGGCTTATGCCCCGTCGCCGCGCGGCTTAGTGTTACCCCTCTCCGTGTCGGCCGAGGGCGATCCGGCTCCGCCCCCGGCGACGATCCGCGCGCCCCCGTTCGCCGCCCGGACGACCGACACCGACCCGCCGACGCCGGCGTCGTCGAGCGC
This window harbors:
- the lipA gene encoding lipoyl synthase; this encodes MQRGRRKPDWLKSRPPSGSRFTEIKSTLRDHDLHTVCEEANCPNMGECWSGRDGPGTATFMLMGDRCSRGCNFCDVETGGMEPLDPDEPANVADAVAEIGLDYVVLTSVDRDDLADGGSAHFAETIREIKRRDPEILVETLIPDFGGDPEAVRRIIDAEPDVIAHNVETVERLQWPVRDRRANYEQSLAVLDHVDRESEVHTKTSLMLGVGEYDHEVYRTLGDLREVGVDVVTFGQYLQPSRSHLDVFEYVHPDVFETWRRVAEAEFDFLYCASGAMVRSSYKAGELFVEALVREGRSPEDARRRARAAGGD
- a CDS encoding enoyl-CoA hydratase/isomerase family protein; translation: MIRTRTEGDVRVVTLDRPESRNALRPDDLRSLREVFEERGRGESPPVTYLRGAGDAFCAGADLDAVVDLDDPEAFARRGQRAAAAIEGSPSVVVCGVDGAARGGGVELALAADVRVATPRATFGEPGVDFGLFGAWGGTVRLPRVMREGDALDFALSGRVLDAEAALRTGLVSRVVDDPRSVADEIAAGGSDALAAIKCRIRDHREDDAQERAEAAAFGELHESHATDIARRRDG
- a CDS encoding inorganic phosphate transporter, with the protein product MIEALLLVGVTVAAFVGYNIGGATTGPAFGPAVGADVLSKSGAAALMSVFFFIGAGTLGQRVVETLGEDLVTGASVFTLETSIVVLFFIGGALFVGNFAGVPASTSMTAVGSIAGLGVATNTLDWAVMGEIAIWWLVAPIIGFWVSGVVGRYLYSAIDSWVAIESTEGALFEFDRSGLIPRPVLGPNTTRRELTGGVIVITIGCLMAFSSGTSNIANAIAPLVALDGVEMTPMILLGSAAVAVGAFTIARRTLDTLGNDITDLPLTAAIVVAVVSSGIVISLSAVGIPASFVIIATMSIVGLGWGRATRTVTVRQGISGEKEPTVSVGALAADEMPAIGEGNASDIPSASDLFNPGTSARVVLMQNVVPILSTVGALVTFSALFTFVW
- a CDS encoding branched-chain amino acid ABC transporter permease, which codes for MGLTDSSVVDSARARPGLLFVALLAALLLVDLAAKLSGVGLGPIGGSLSVDRLGSNLWNGVVIGLVIGLAGIGLSMTYSILSFANFSHGDLVSAGAFTGWGVAFLIAGFGDASIRALVTVRDAGSASPGDIGAHILTTPGAILVGLVVAFAVTALLAVALDRAFYKPMRDRDGIALLIASIGAALVVRYLLQFGYGSDRRGVTASVDASNLAFGPLGVSVNAHELTILVAAVGLMLAMHAMLQHTKLGTAMRAMADNKDLALITGIPAERVVTATWIIGGGLAGASGYLYVLLRGTIQFDFGWLLLLLIFAAVILGGIGSVYGAIVGGLVIGVVFTTSTIWIPSDFNQAAAFAVMILMLLLRPEGLFGGVSTA
- a CDS encoding YbhB/YbcL family Raf kinase inhibitor-like protein produces the protein MSDFTLSSPAFDDGERIPDEYGYTERNANPPLSIGGAPESAGALVLIVDDPDAEEPAGTVWDHWLVWDVDPDRETVPEDWSPTAATEGQNDYGEHGYGGPNPPDREHTYRFRLYAVEEPLGLSPSADTEDLVDAMTGQVVGKARLEGTYPV